One stretch of Eggerthella lenta DSM 2243 DNA includes these proteins:
- a CDS encoding ABC transporter permease subunit — protein sequence MLDLVRFELKKLLVRRTSLIACAGILVMLCGIMTLNIVQTKTASDTGEVLNGTAAIAHQKEKAAAHEGVLTVERVQDEVVAYQALAFSKVDPADVAGLSDEAAYALMIQAYDEDEFRAIYDSYYAYLLSPWKVGALEPYQVAAQLDDGAADGFYEAVAGKLQRTLDNDMGGTWTYSDAERAYWTEKQGGVGEPLAYGYAGGWSDVLACLGFFAFAMVAVCIALTPVFSGEYQDRTDAVLLSSRYGRSKLVAAKIVAALAFATAYFALATLIIMGAALAFFGAEGGDLPVQVLSLSIPYDLTMAEATWTAVGIAYLMTLGLAGLTLLLSSKLRSQLAIFAACAALIFLTGMIPSGDNAVLLHALYLFPINGLNDQVLFNSLVSYPVGSFAIDLVGLLACVYALVLAACVPLAARAFRRHQVV from the coding sequence ATGCTTGATCTGGTGAGATTCGAACTCAAGAAGCTGCTCGTGCGCCGCACGTCGCTCATCGCCTGCGCAGGCATCCTCGTGATGCTGTGCGGGATCATGACGCTCAACATCGTGCAGACGAAGACGGCGTCCGACACGGGCGAGGTGCTGAACGGCACCGCCGCCATCGCGCACCAGAAGGAGAAGGCTGCCGCGCACGAGGGCGTGTTGACGGTCGAGCGCGTGCAGGACGAGGTGGTCGCCTACCAGGCGCTCGCGTTCTCGAAAGTGGATCCCGCCGACGTGGCCGGATTGAGCGATGAAGCGGCGTATGCGCTCATGATTCAGGCGTACGACGAAGACGAGTTCCGCGCGATCTACGACTCCTACTATGCCTACCTGCTTTCGCCGTGGAAGGTGGGCGCCCTCGAGCCGTACCAGGTGGCGGCGCAGCTTGACGACGGCGCCGCCGACGGGTTCTACGAAGCCGTCGCGGGCAAGCTACAGCGCACGCTCGACAACGACATGGGCGGTACGTGGACGTATTCCGATGCCGAGCGCGCGTACTGGACGGAGAAGCAGGGCGGGGTAGGCGAGCCTTTGGCCTACGGGTACGCGGGCGGATGGAGCGACGTGCTGGCATGCCTCGGGTTCTTCGCCTTCGCGATGGTGGCCGTCTGCATCGCGCTCACGCCCGTGTTCTCGGGAGAGTACCAAGACCGCACCGACGCCGTGCTGCTCTCGTCGCGCTACGGTCGCTCGAAGCTGGTGGCGGCGAAGATCGTCGCGGCGCTCGCGTTCGCCACGGCCTACTTCGCGCTGGCGACGCTCATCATCATGGGCGCGGCGCTCGCGTTCTTCGGTGCCGAGGGCGGGGATCTGCCGGTGCAGGTGCTGTCGCTGTCCATCCCGTACGACCTCACGATGGCCGAGGCGACCTGGACGGCGGTGGGGATAGCCTACCTCATGACGCTGGGGTTGGCGGGTCTCACGCTGCTGTTGTCGTCGAAGCTGCGCTCCCAGCTGGCCATCTTCGCCGCCTGTGCGGCGCTCATCTTCCTTACGGGCATGATCCCCTCCGGCGACAACGCCGTGCTGCTGCACGCGCTGTACCTGTTTCCGATCAACGGCTTGAACGATCAGGTGCTGTTCAACTCGCTCGTATCGTATCCGGTTGGGTCGTTTGCGATCGACCTCGTGGGCCTGCTTGCGTGCGTCTACGCCCTCGTGCTGGCGGCGTGCGTGCCCCTGGCCGCCCGCGCGTTCAGGCGGCACCAGGTGGTGTGA
- a CDS encoding ABC transporter ATP-binding protein codes for MDLTIDRLTKQFGSKIAVDRVSTRLTPGVYGLLGANGAGKTTLMRMVCDVLRPTSGEIRFDGRDVHLLGDEYRARLGYLPQDFGYYPDFSALDFMCYLAALKGLDRRAARRRSLELLETVGLADVARQKVRTFSGGMKQRLGIAQAVLNDPAVLVLDEPTAGLDPKERVRFRNLIASFAQDKIVILSTHIVSDVEYIADEILVMRAGSFIMQGAPTDIVATVTGKVWECHVDARRADELAAASCVSNVHYAADGHAVARVVADEAPVAGARALDPTLEDVYLYVFRDEVVPLS; via the coding sequence ATGGACCTGACGATAGACCGCCTGACCAAGCAGTTCGGATCGAAGATCGCGGTCGACCGCGTGTCGACCCGGTTGACGCCCGGCGTGTACGGCCTTCTGGGGGCGAACGGCGCGGGCAAGACCACCCTCATGCGCATGGTGTGCGACGTGCTGCGCCCCACGTCCGGCGAGATACGCTTCGACGGCCGCGACGTGCACCTGCTCGGCGACGAGTACCGCGCCCGGCTGGGCTACCTCCCGCAGGACTTCGGCTACTACCCCGACTTCTCGGCACTCGACTTCATGTGCTACCTGGCGGCGCTCAAGGGGCTCGATCGCCGCGCGGCGCGCCGCCGCTCGCTCGAGCTGCTGGAAACGGTGGGCCTCGCCGACGTGGCGCGGCAGAAGGTACGCACGTTCTCAGGCGGCATGAAGCAGCGGCTGGGCATAGCGCAGGCCGTGCTGAACGACCCGGCGGTGCTGGTGCTCGACGAGCCCACGGCCGGGCTCGATCCGAAGGAGCGCGTGCGGTTCCGCAACCTCATCGCCAGCTTCGCGCAAGACAAGATCGTCATCCTGTCCACGCACATCGTGTCGGACGTCGAGTACATCGCCGACGAGATCCTCGTTATGCGTGCCGGCTCCTTCATCATGCAGGGCGCGCCGACGGACATCGTCGCGACGGTGACGGGCAAGGTGTGGGAGTGCCATGTGGACGCGCGCCGCGCCGACGAGCTGGCGGCTGCGAGCTGCGTGAGCAACGTCCACTACGCTGCCGACGGGCACGCGGTGGCGCGCGTCGTGGCCGACGAGGCTCCGGTGGCCGGCGCGCGGGCGCTCGATCCCACGCTGGAAGATGTGTACCTGTACGTGTTCCGCGACGAGGTGGTTCCGCTGTCCTGA
- a CDS encoding RNA polymerase sigma factor: MKNRLRDGEAFDRLVEEHYDDVLAYCRRHAPSYDDAPDVAQEAFLRFVRSGRSPRDGKPLAYLFTIARNLCIDAARARRLPVGPLDVDVPDGSPDADPAMAIGGGEVDALVDALPPELRDVVELRFDQGFKVGEIADVLGVSRFAVNRRLNRALAELRRGLEGKDEA; this comes from the coding sequence TTGAAGAACAGGCTGCGAGACGGCGAGGCGTTCGATCGCTTGGTCGAAGAGCATTACGACGACGTGCTGGCGTACTGCCGGCGGCATGCTCCGTCCTACGACGACGCGCCGGACGTGGCGCAGGAGGCGTTCCTGCGTTTCGTGCGCAGCGGGCGCTCGCCGCGCGACGGCAAGCCGCTCGCGTACCTGTTCACCATCGCGCGCAACCTCTGCATCGACGCCGCGCGGGCGCGGCGGCTTCCCGTCGGGCCTCTCGACGTAGACGTGCCCGACGGCTCGCCCGACGCCGACCCGGCGATGGCGATCGGGGGCGGCGAGGTGGATGCGCTGGTTGACGCGCTCCCCCCTGAGCTGCGAGACGTGGTGGAGCTGCGCTTCGACCAGGGGTTCAAAGTGGGCGAGATCGCGGACGTGCTGGGAGTGTCGCGGTTCGCGGTGAACCGGCGGCTCAACCGTGCGCTCGCGGAGCTGCGGCGAGGGCTGGAAGGAAAGGACGAAGCATGA
- a CDS encoding AAA domain-containing protein: protein MELADPVEQLFFIRENGSVPFGAEPADVYEFERAGNRCWIRHKKGEKAYPYGVTRVMEEHPKETLDPCRTVVRRGGRSFDNVERIAVYDAHVAVRFSNGSCKRYRIGEVSLEENMLEDPRPKNVFAYLRALASTDELLNERTERPILEERYDGIGAVASGTVLSCYLSGECLGSQQDDPAPLIYPFGLNASQKKAVERAFSDRLSVVQGPPGTGKTQTILNIIANNIMQDRTTAVVSNNVSAVENVVDKLGRNDLDFVCALLGRGETKEKFFGNQPTYPDSLEAWDMASEDRERLLAEVSELVGGLGRAFKDRERLAEIDASIDAYEREYGYFKAYAESLGTGTVEQHDPRFGRASRNILRFWVREGQRVEEGRSVGFLYRAYIRAFFGGFYLDAVKRDDFLVVPLLQDAFYRAKLRELRDEARLLKERSYDFEANMATIEEKSMRAFKAQLAKRYSANRDRRTFELRGLWSRSVAFAKEYPVVLSTTHSITTSLGPGFRYDSVLMDEASQISVAAGALALACAKNAVIVGDHKQLANVVKRERADETDRIADKHRVSDCYRYAKHSMLTSVLCLWPALQPTLLKEHYRCHPQIIGFCNKMYYDGDLVIMTKDEGERDVLSFHRTVSGNHERGRRNMRQISVVCDEIIPDLVDSGVRDIGVIAPFNPQVCELKKAVPEGVSVATVHKFQGRENDAIVLSTVEDAIGSFVGDPQMVNVAVSRAVKKLRVVASQNLRGRKDNDIEELARYIEYNGFEIVQSQIRSVFDLLYKEYAEERARYLGKRPRVSRYDSENLMAAALEDMLATGRFAQVSFRCHVGLSTLVGDGVVLSPHEERYVRNPRTHVDFLFFREMNKRPLLAVEVDAWQFHKEGTKQYERDRMKDAVLERCGLPLLRLPTDSRGREYDVGAIERMLERCIAEHDEGSEEAI, encoded by the coding sequence ATGGAGCTAGCGGATCCCGTCGAGCAGTTGTTTTTCATAAGGGAAAACGGTTCGGTCCCTTTCGGAGCCGAACCTGCCGACGTGTACGAGTTCGAACGAGCAGGGAATCGATGCTGGATCAGGCACAAAAAGGGGGAGAAGGCCTATCCGTATGGGGTGACTCGCGTGATGGAGGAGCATCCGAAAGAAACGCTTGATCCGTGTCGGACGGTTGTCAGGAGGGGCGGCAGGTCGTTCGACAATGTGGAACGCATAGCGGTTTACGACGCCCATGTGGCCGTCCGCTTCTCGAATGGCAGCTGTAAAAGGTACAGAATCGGCGAGGTGTCCCTCGAAGAGAACATGCTTGAGGATCCTCGTCCGAAAAATGTATTTGCTTATCTGCGGGCCTTAGCATCCACTGACGAGCTTCTGAACGAGCGTACGGAAAGGCCCATTTTGGAAGAGCGCTACGACGGCATCGGGGCGGTCGCGAGTGGAACGGTGCTCTCATGCTACCTATCGGGTGAATGTCTTGGATCCCAGCAGGACGATCCCGCGCCGCTCATCTATCCCTTTGGCCTCAATGCGAGCCAGAAGAAGGCCGTCGAGCGAGCTTTTTCCGATAGGCTCAGTGTTGTGCAGGGGCCTCCCGGAACGGGGAAGACCCAGACCATTCTCAACATCATCGCCAACAACATAATGCAGGACAGAACCACGGCCGTCGTGTCGAACAACGTGTCAGCCGTAGAGAACGTTGTGGACAAGTTGGGCCGGAACGATTTGGATTTCGTCTGCGCGCTACTGGGGAGGGGCGAAACCAAGGAGAAGTTCTTCGGGAACCAACCGACCTATCCAGATTCTCTCGAAGCCTGGGATATGGCTTCGGAGGATCGTGAAAGGCTTCTCGCCGAGGTGAGCGAGTTGGTGGGCGGATTGGGACGAGCTTTTAAAGATCGTGAGCGTCTCGCCGAAATCGACGCATCGATAGACGCGTACGAAAGAGAATACGGATACTTCAAGGCCTATGCCGAGAGCCTTGGCACAGGAACCGTCGAGCAGCATGATCCGCGCTTCGGACGGGCTTCTCGAAACATCCTGCGTTTTTGGGTTAGGGAGGGTCAGCGCGTCGAGGAGGGTCGTTCCGTTGGTTTTCTGTACCGCGCCTACATCAGGGCTTTCTTCGGCGGGTTCTACCTTGATGCGGTCAAACGTGACGACTTCCTCGTCGTGCCATTGCTGCAAGACGCGTTCTATCGTGCGAAGCTAAGGGAGTTGAGGGATGAGGCTCGCCTCCTCAAGGAAAGGTCGTACGACTTCGAGGCGAACATGGCGACTATCGAGGAGAAGTCCATGCGGGCGTTCAAAGCCCAGCTTGCAAAACGTTACTCGGCGAATCGGGATCGTAGGACGTTCGAGTTGAGGGGCCTCTGGAGCAGATCGGTGGCGTTCGCGAAAGAGTATCCGGTGGTGTTGAGCACGACGCACTCGATCACGACCTCCCTCGGTCCGGGCTTTAGGTACGACAGCGTTCTCATGGACGAAGCCTCCCAGATTAGCGTGGCAGCTGGAGCCTTGGCTCTTGCATGCGCCAAAAACGCGGTCATCGTAGGCGACCATAAGCAGCTCGCCAACGTGGTGAAGAGGGAGCGTGCAGACGAAACGGACCGCATTGCCGACAAGCATCGCGTCTCAGATTGCTACCGCTATGCGAAGCACAGCATGCTCACGTCGGTTCTCTGCCTTTGGCCTGCATTGCAGCCGACTTTGCTCAAAGAGCACTACCGCTGCCATCCTCAGATAATCGGCTTCTGCAACAAGATGTACTACGACGGTGATCTTGTCATCATGACGAAGGACGAGGGGGAGCGCGACGTGCTCTCCTTCCATCGCACCGTGTCGGGGAACCACGAGCGGGGGCGCAGGAACATGCGTCAGATCTCCGTGGTGTGCGACGAAATCATACCTGACCTGGTCGATTCGGGGGTTCGGGATATCGGCGTGATAGCGCCGTTCAATCCTCAGGTGTGCGAGTTGAAGAAAGCGGTTCCCGAAGGCGTTTCGGTTGCGACGGTCCACAAGTTCCAAGGGCGCGAGAACGATGCCATCGTGCTCTCCACCGTCGAGGATGCCATTGGATCCTTCGTCGGCGACCCGCAAATGGTGAACGTTGCGGTTTCCCGTGCGGTCAAGAAACTTCGCGTCGTCGCATCACAGAATCTTCGAGGACGCAAGGACAACGATATCGAGGAGCTTGCGCGCTATATTGAGTACAACGGATTCGAGATCGTCCAAAGCCAAATCAGGTCCGTGTTCGACTTGCTGTACAAGGAATACGCCGAAGAGCGTGCGAGGTATTTGGGCAAGCGACCGCGCGTTTCCCGCTACGATTCCGAGAACCTCATGGCGGCGGCTTTGGAGGATATGCTCGCAACGGGCCGTTTTGCGCAGGTGTCGTTCCGGTGCCATGTGGGGTTGTCCACGCTGGTAGGTGACGGGGTCGTCCTGTCGCCGCATGAGGAGAGGTACGTGAGGAACCCGCGTACGCACGTGGATTTCCTTTTCTTCCGCGAGATGAACAAGCGTCCCTTGTTGGCCGTCGAGGTCGATGCTTGGCAGTTCCATAAGGAAGGCACGAAGCAATACGAGCGGGATCGGATGAAGGATGCGGTTCTCGAGCGGTGCGGGCTTCCGTTGCTCAGACTGCCAACTGACAGCAGGGGAAGGGAGTACGACGTGGGCGCAATCGAGAGAATGTTGGAACGTTGCATTGCTGAGCACGACGAAGGATCTGAAGAGGCTATCTGA
- a CDS encoding DUF3307 domain-containing protein, with protein sequence MLVLTGHVIADFYLQTNRVARGKGESGTLLALHCGYYALCMALFVSLTLPLDSIVPVWLALSLSHALIDFGKARLEKRAGSSLVVFVIDQTLHILLCAAVVAAFCGGSPAIGVVGVLAGVMSPPSAATALATGLVLLIIWRPGAIFVRLLLESVRIEGADAMHDGESTVEELRAGRWIGMLERTIISVLALCGQFGAIAFVLTAKSIARFKMLDDKEFAECYLVGTLASTALAILVSLTILEVVAWS encoded by the coding sequence GTGCTCGTGCTGACAGGGCACGTCATCGCCGATTTCTATCTACAGACGAACCGCGTCGCTCGAGGCAAGGGCGAAAGCGGGACCCTGCTCGCTTTGCATTGCGGGTACTATGCGCTGTGCATGGCGCTTTTCGTTTCCTTAACGCTCCCGCTCGATAGCATCGTTCCCGTTTGGCTCGCCTTGTCGCTTTCGCATGCGCTGATAGATTTCGGCAAGGCGCGACTCGAGAAACGAGCCGGATCATCGCTTGTCGTTTTCGTGATCGATCAGACGCTTCACATATTATTGTGCGCAGCGGTGGTCGCGGCGTTCTGCGGCGGCTCGCCGGCGATCGGCGTCGTCGGGGTTCTTGCCGGCGTCATGAGTCCGCCGTCCGCTGCGACGGCTTTGGCGACGGGCCTGGTGCTGCTGATCATCTGGCGTCCGGGGGCGATTTTCGTTCGCCTCCTGCTCGAATCGGTGAGGATTGAGGGTGCTGATGCGATGCATGATGGCGAGAGCACGGTCGAAGAGCTGCGGGCGGGACGCTGGATAGGCATGCTTGAGCGAACCATCATCTCCGTGCTCGCGCTCTGCGGCCAGTTCGGCGCGATCGCCTTCGTGTTGACGGCCAAGAGCATCGCTCGTTTCAAAATGCTCGATGACAAGGAGTTCGCCGAGTGCTACCTCGTCGGTACCCTTGCAAGCACGGCGTTGGCCATCCTCGTGTCGTTGACTATCCTGGAGGTGGTCGCATGGAGCTAG
- a CDS encoding SatD family protein — protein sequence MQYYVALIADIKGSRKYRAEERGYLQDLTNESLLFANELFKEGIEKEVVFSAGDEVQGLFREPATAFLYYRFLCFLLGPGVLRGGLGVGTWDVRLEEGASTSQDGEAYHYARSAILEAQKRRRFDLVLRSEGLPDEVLTTLMDHSLSIGKMRTATQNDMALAVEFFYPVLAAWGCDMFSDNLKTRRKNLLELRMVGASRRRAGSDLFKGLLSSLDDGADSFWEPVRLEVGQRASSFHYLEGDLVGASYALSQRSGMSRQGIDRLLAQGCVAEERNAAALFSYCSMREFGR from the coding sequence ATGCAGTACTATGTGGCGCTCATTGCGGACATCAAGGGATCTCGCAAGTACCGAGCGGAAGAACGTGGGTATTTGCAGGACCTGACAAACGAATCACTTCTTTTCGCCAACGAGCTCTTCAAGGAGGGCATCGAGAAGGAAGTTGTTTTCAGCGCAGGCGACGAAGTCCAAGGACTTTTCCGAGAACCTGCGACAGCTTTCCTTTACTATCGCTTTCTATGCTTCCTGCTTGGCCCTGGAGTGCTTCGGGGCGGCTTGGGCGTTGGGACGTGGGACGTGCGCCTTGAAGAAGGAGCGTCCACAAGCCAGGACGGCGAAGCCTACCATTATGCACGCTCCGCTATCCTCGAGGCTCAGAAGAGGAGGCGCTTCGATCTTGTTCTCCGCTCGGAGGGGCTTCCAGACGAGGTGCTGACCACCCTTATGGATCACTCGCTGAGCATTGGCAAAATGAGGACGGCGACTCAAAACGACATGGCGCTTGCGGTCGAGTTCTTCTATCCGGTGCTGGCCGCTTGGGGTTGTGACATGTTTTCGGACAACTTGAAAACACGACGCAAAAATCTGCTAGAGCTCCGTATGGTCGGCGCTTCGCGTCGTCGGGCTGGATCGGATCTGTTCAAGGGCTTGCTATCGTCCCTTGACGACGGAGCGGACAGCTTTTGGGAGCCGGTGAGACTCGAGGTCGGACAGCGTGCCAGTTCGTTTCACTACCTCGAAGGGGATCTCGTGGGTGCTTCGTATGCGCTTTCCCAACGCTCCGGTATGTCGCGTCAGGGGATCGACCGCCTTCTCGCTCAGGGATGCGTCGCCGAAGAGCGCAACGCCGCAGCCTTGTTCTCTTATTGCTCGATGCGTGAGTTTGGGCGGTGA
- a CDS encoding bile acid:sodium symporter family protein, giving the protein MKTLAKISDFAGKYMAIIALAVAMIALVFPAVSAVVKTSYVNILLGVVMFGMGMTLKLADFKVVFTKPKAVIVGILAQFVIMPVLAFLLTMVFQLPPELAVGVILVGSCPGGTSSNVMTYLAKGDVALSVGMTACTTIMAPIVTPLLVLLFAGQTVDVNVVDMFLSIVQVVLVPIALGFLINYFFEKAARAASAVLPLVSVVGISLIIMAVVAANQAKLLTVGPLVIAVVMLHNLLGYALGYLTGRALRLSKAQMRTLSIEVGMQNSGLATSLATVHFAAMPLAAVPGAVFSVWHNISGAAYANILARSAGKDAVEADEVEQAAA; this is encoded by the coding sequence GTGAAGACGCTTGCCAAGATCAGCGACTTCGCGGGAAAGTACATGGCGATCATCGCACTCGCCGTTGCGATGATCGCCTTGGTCTTTCCCGCCGTGTCCGCCGTCGTGAAGACCAGCTACGTGAACATCCTGCTGGGCGTCGTGATGTTCGGCATGGGCATGACCCTCAAGCTGGCCGACTTCAAGGTGGTGTTCACGAAGCCGAAAGCCGTCATCGTGGGCATCCTGGCGCAGTTCGTCATCATGCCGGTGCTGGCGTTCCTGCTGACGATGGTGTTCCAGCTGCCGCCCGAGCTGGCCGTAGGCGTGATCCTCGTAGGCTCGTGCCCCGGCGGCACCAGCTCCAACGTCATGACGTATCTGGCGAAAGGCGACGTGGCGCTGTCGGTGGGCATGACCGCGTGCACCACCATCATGGCGCCTATCGTCACGCCGCTGCTCGTTCTGCTGTTCGCCGGCCAGACCGTGGACGTGAACGTGGTCGATATGTTCCTGTCCATCGTGCAGGTGGTGCTCGTGCCCATCGCGCTGGGCTTTCTCATCAACTACTTCTTCGAGAAGGCGGCTCGGGCCGCGTCGGCCGTTCTGCCGCTCGTGTCGGTGGTCGGCATCTCGCTCATCATCATGGCCGTGGTGGCCGCCAACCAGGCGAAGCTGCTGACGGTGGGGCCGCTCGTCATCGCCGTGGTGATGCTGCACAACCTGCTTGGTTACGCGCTGGGATACCTGACCGGGCGGGCGCTGCGCCTGTCGAAGGCCCAGATGCGCACGCTGTCCATCGAGGTGGGCATGCAGAACTCCGGCTTGGCCACCTCGCTCGCCACGGTGCACTTCGCAGCCATGCCGCTGGCCGCGGTGCCCGGTGCCGTGTTCAGCGTGTGGCACAACATCTCCGGCGCAGCGTACGCGAACATTCTCGCCCGCTCGGCCGGCAAAGACGCCGTCGAGGCGGACGAGGTTGAACAGGCTGCTGCGTAA
- the proC gene encoding pyrroline-5-carboxylate reductase produces MADTTSSIELGFIGFGNMAQAMAQGLVDSGALSGEHIHACAGRFDKLQATAEKLGVNAYREAAEVVEASDFVVLAVKPYLIEQVVEPVRELLADKAVISVAAGRDFAFYEGVLAPNSRHLSTIPNTPIAVGTGVIACEQRHSLTDEELEAFENLFGRIALIEWVDGKLLSTASSIAGCGPAFAAMFLESLGDAGVKHGLPRATAYRLAAQMMMGTAKLHLETGTHPGAMKDAVCSPGGTTIKGVAALEKDGFRGCVIDAIDAIEGE; encoded by the coding sequence ATGGCGGACACCACAAGTAGCATCGAGCTCGGCTTCATCGGGTTCGGCAACATGGCCCAGGCGATGGCGCAGGGCCTCGTGGACTCGGGCGCGCTCTCGGGCGAGCACATCCACGCGTGCGCGGGACGCTTCGACAAACTGCAAGCCACGGCCGAGAAGCTCGGCGTGAACGCCTACCGCGAGGCGGCCGAGGTGGTGGAGGCCAGCGACTTCGTCGTCCTGGCGGTGAAGCCCTACCTCATCGAGCAGGTGGTGGAGCCGGTGCGCGAACTGCTTGCCGACAAAGCCGTGATCTCGGTAGCCGCCGGGCGCGACTTCGCGTTCTACGAGGGCGTCCTCGCCCCGAACAGCCGCCACCTCAGCACCATCCCCAACACGCCCATCGCCGTGGGCACGGGCGTGATCGCCTGCGAGCAGCGCCACTCGCTCACCGACGAGGAGCTGGAAGCGTTCGAGAACCTGTTCGGCCGGATCGCACTCATCGAGTGGGTCGACGGCAAGCTGCTTTCCACGGCCAGCTCCATCGCCGGCTGCGGCCCCGCGTTCGCCGCGATGTTCCTGGAATCGCTCGGCGACGCCGGCGTGAAGCACGGCCTGCCGCGCGCCACCGCCTACCGCCTCGCGGCGCAGATGATGATGGGCACCGCCAAGCTTCATCTGGAAACCGGCACGCATCCCGGCGCGATGAAGGACGCCGTGTGCTCGCCGGGCGGCACCACCATCAAGGGCGTGGCCGCGCTCGAGAAGGACGGCTTCCGCGGATGCGTGATCGACGCCATCGACGCTATCGAAGGCGAGTAG
- the cysK gene encoding cysteine synthase A, whose product MTVHKSVSELIGGTPLVELTNYEKNNNLEAVIVGKVESFNPAGSVKDRVAKAMIDDALASGKIDADTVLIEPTSGNTGIGLAAIAAARGMRLIIAMPETMSVERRNLMKAYGAELVLTDGALGMKGAIARAEELAAEIPNSFIVGQFTNPANPAVHEATTGPEIWEATGGDVDIFVAGVGTGGTVSGAGAYLKRMNPDVQVVAVEPAASPVLSEGRAGAHKIQGIGAGFVPDTLDTAVYDEVIAVADEDAFAVGRELAAKEGLLVGISSGAAVAAATQLARRPENKGKTIVVILPDTGERYLTTAMFGF is encoded by the coding sequence ATGACCGTGCACAAAAGCGTATCGGAGCTGATCGGCGGCACGCCGCTCGTGGAGCTGACGAACTACGAGAAGAACAACAACCTGGAAGCCGTCATCGTGGGCAAGGTGGAGTCGTTCAATCCGGCCGGCTCCGTCAAAGACCGCGTCGCGAAGGCGATGATCGACGACGCGCTGGCGTCCGGCAAGATAGACGCCGACACCGTGCTCATCGAGCCCACGTCGGGCAACACCGGCATCGGCTTGGCCGCCATCGCCGCTGCACGCGGCATGCGCCTGATCATCGCCATGCCCGAGACGATGTCCGTCGAGCGCCGCAATCTCATGAAGGCCTACGGCGCCGAGCTGGTGCTCACCGACGGCGCGCTGGGCATGAAGGGTGCCATTGCGCGTGCCGAAGAGCTGGCGGCTGAGATTCCCAACTCGTTCATCGTGGGGCAGTTCACGAACCCGGCGAACCCGGCTGTCCACGAAGCCACTACGGGCCCCGAGATCTGGGAGGCTACGGGCGGCGACGTGGACATCTTCGTGGCGGGCGTGGGCACGGGCGGCACGGTGAGCGGCGCCGGCGCGTACCTCAAGCGCATGAACCCCGACGTGCAGGTGGTGGCTGTGGAGCCGGCCGCGTCGCCGGTGCTGTCCGAGGGGCGCGCGGGCGCGCACAAGATCCAGGGCATCGGCGCGGGCTTCGTGCCCGACACGCTGGACACCGCGGTGTACGACGAGGTGATCGCCGTCGCCGACGAGGACGCGTTCGCGGTGGGTCGCGAGCTGGCGGCGAAGGAGGGCCTGCTCGTGGGCATCTCGTCGGGCGCGGCCGTGGCCGCCGCCACCCAGCTGGCGCGCCGTCCTGAGAACAAGGGCAAGACCATCGTCGTCATCCTCCCCGACACGGGCGAGCGCTACCTGACGACGGCGATGTTCGGATTCTAG